Proteins from one Desulfatiglans sp. genomic window:
- a CDS encoding DUF4445 domain-containing protein: MAEYHEITVLPEGKKIMAEAGKTLMDALAEHVDLRADCGGNGVCGKCRIIVITKGLPDLNDVEQEHLSSGLITSGYRLACQVVVDRPMMVRLPESGQDKGHVEAKKVFPGPYPVNPYLELKADKRYLGLAVDLGTTTVAGYLCDLKTGHILASRATINPQRRYGDDVISRINFAGKSPANLKRLQGLALDAISYLADTCLKEVNGDRDDIYGLIVAGNTTMEHILAGLDVSRLGRTPFTPATFSEIKFKTEELGLRFRPGTSFTILPIIAAFVGGDTLACVLANKPYRRDEMTLIVDLGTNGEIVLGNKEGMWTTSCATGPALEGAQLSCGMRATLGAISACDIDPATYKFSYKTIGEDIEPPLGFCGSGILDLIAAMIKSGIVKSGGNFNKNAPGYTISDRDGGMARVVFIPEDNNPAKVEIFVSQHDIRQVQLAKAAVITGIRELMNKVGIKKIDRTILTGAFGNAFNWRSAVTIGMLPDLDTLGKVVSTDNLAGEGAVLALLDKNTRFEAEEIKSKTQYMNLAEQSGFMQKFVENTGFDEAKE, encoded by the coding sequence ATGGCTGAATATCACGAGATTACTGTGCTACCTGAAGGTAAAAAGATAATGGCTGAGGCCGGGAAAACCCTTATGGATGCGCTCGCTGAACATGTTGATCTCAGGGCAGACTGCGGTGGCAATGGGGTCTGCGGCAAATGCAGGATTATTGTAATTACAAAGGGGCTGCCTGACCTTAACGATGTTGAGCAGGAACATCTTTCATCAGGACTTATTACATCCGGTTACAGGCTGGCTTGCCAGGTAGTGGTTGACAGGCCCATGATGGTGCGCCTGCCTGAATCAGGCCAGGATAAAGGGCATGTTGAGGCAAAAAAGGTATTTCCTGGGCCTTACCCTGTAAACCCATACCTGGAACTTAAAGCAGACAAACGATATCTGGGACTTGCAGTAGACCTTGGAACCACCACTGTTGCCGGGTATCTCTGTGACCTTAAAACAGGTCATATACTTGCCTCAAGGGCAACCATAAATCCGCAGCGGAGGTACGGGGATGACGTGATAAGCAGGATCAACTTTGCCGGCAAGAGCCCTGCAAACCTGAAAAGACTCCAGGGCCTTGCACTTGATGCGATATCATACCTTGCTGATACCTGTCTGAAGGAGGTAAATGGCGATCGTGATGATATATATGGTCTTATAGTTGCGGGCAACACCACCATGGAACATATACTTGCCGGGCTTGATGTGAGCAGGCTTGGAAGGACGCCTTTTACACCTGCTACCTTTTCTGAGATAAAATTCAAAACAGAGGAACTGGGGCTCAGGTTCAGGCCGGGCACAAGTTTTACTATACTCCCGATAATAGCAGCGTTTGTGGGCGGCGACACCCTTGCCTGTGTGCTTGCAAACAAGCCATACAGACGTGATGAGATGACCTTGATTGTCGACCTTGGCACTAATGGCGAAATAGTCCTTGGGAATAAAGAGGGTATGTGGACAACAAGCTGTGCAACAGGCCCTGCCCTTGAGGGGGCACAGCTTTCATGCGGAATGAGGGCAACTCTGGGCGCCATAAGCGCATGTGACATTGACCCTGCTACATACAAATTCAGCTACAAAACTATCGGCGAAGATATTGAGCCCCCTCTGGGTTTCTGCGGTTCAGGCATACTTGACCTTATTGCCGCAATGATCAAAAGCGGCATTGTGAAATCAGGGGGTAATTTTAATAAAAATGCCCCAGGGTATACCATCTCTGATAGGGATGGGGGTATGGCCAGGGTGGTCTTTATACCGGAAGATAACAACCCGGCCAAGGTGGAGATATTTGTGTCCCAGCATGATATCAGGCAGGTGCAGCTTGCCAAGGCAGCGGTTATAACAGGCATAAGGGAGCTTATGAATAAGGTGGGCATAAAAAAGATTGACCGTACCATACTGACCGGGGCATTCGGAAACGCATTTAACTGGAGAAGCGCTGTTACTATTGGCATGCTACCTGACCTTGATACACTGGGAAAGGTTGTTTCTACTGATAACCTTGCAGGGGAGGGTGCGGTATTGGCCCTGCTGGATAAAAATACCCGCTTTGAGGCTGAAGAGATAAAGAGTAAAACCCAGTATATGAACCTTGCGGAACAATCGGGGTTTATGCAGAAATTTGTTGAGAATACGGGGTTTGATGAGGCAAAGGAGTAA
- a CDS encoding aldehyde dehydrogenase family protein gives MFESLYRFYSSGKTLPVDFRRSCLESLSHEVLKREDEILHALYMDLGKPASEAYVSEVGFVLSEISYALKNLHKWMKPVNVKTPIMFFPARSRIVPSPKGVVLILGPWNYPFQLLFTPLIGAIASGNCAVLKASRHTPYISKVMNTIIEETFDPDHCRFVAGNDESARELIDLKWDHIFFTGSTEVGRMIMQKAGKNLTPVTLELGGKNPCIVFDDADLKVSAERIAWGKFMNAGQTCIAPDTVYCHEDVREEFLDILKGVIRRFYGADPKKSPDFGRIINAHHIERLASYLNCGCSVVAGGRYDADERYFEPTIVTDVPEDAPVMKQEIFGPILPVIGFRDTEDIIYRHRSKPHPLALYIFTKKRDYQDMLIQAIPSGSVGINETVKQGATHYLPFGGFGESGMGRYHGKASFEAFSHFKTVLCSGYRGTGFHYPPYGNSIKFIKKIYRLFG, from the coding sequence ATGTTTGAATCATTATACAGATTTTACAGTTCAGGAAAGACTCTGCCTGTAGATTTCCGCCGGTCATGCCTGGAATCATTAAGCCATGAAGTTTTAAAAAGAGAAGATGAGATTCTTCATGCCCTTTATATGGATCTTGGTAAACCTGCTTCAGAGGCATATGTATCAGAGGTGGGTTTTGTACTGAGCGAGATCAGCTATGCCTTGAAAAACCTTCACAAATGGATGAAGCCTGTCAATGTAAAAACCCCAATCATGTTTTTTCCCGCCAGAAGCCGGATTGTGCCTTCTCCAAAGGGTGTAGTCCTTATTCTCGGCCCCTGGAACTACCCCTTTCAGCTCCTTTTTACACCCCTTATCGGCGCCATTGCATCAGGTAACTGCGCAGTGCTCAAGGCATCGCGCCATACACCATATATTTCAAAGGTAATGAATACAATAATAGAGGAGACTTTTGATCCTGACCACTGCCGCTTTGTGGCTGGAAATGATGAATCGGCAAGGGAGTTAATTGATTTGAAATGGGACCATATCTTTTTTACAGGCAGCACTGAGGTGGGGCGGATGATAATGCAAAAGGCCGGTAAAAATCTAACGCCTGTTACCCTGGAGCTTGGTGGTAAAAATCCCTGCATTGTCTTTGATGATGCGGATTTGAAGGTTTCTGCAGAGCGTATCGCATGGGGGAAATTTATGAATGCAGGCCAGACATGCATTGCCCCGGACACAGTCTACTGCCATGAAGATGTCAGGGAAGAATTTTTAGATATACTAAAGGGTGTTATTCGCCGGTTTTACGGGGCAGACCCCAAAAAAAGCCCTGATTTCGGAAGGATTATAAATGCTCATCATATAGAGAGGCTTGCCTCTTATCTTAATTGCGGTTGCAGTGTTGTTGCAGGGGGGAGGTATGATGCGGATGAGCGCTATTTTGAACCCACTATTGTCACGGATGTTCCTGAAGATGCCCCGGTTATGAAGCAGGAGATATTCGGCCCTATCCTGCCTGTAATCGGGTTTAGGGATACAGAGGATATTATTTACAGGCACAGGAGTAAACCTCACCCGCTTGCCCTTTATATATTTACGAAAAAAAGGGATTACCAGGATATGCTAATACAGGCAATTCCATCCGGGTCAGTGGGTATAAATGAGACAGTAAAGCAGGGTGCAACACACTATCTGCCCTTTGGAGGTTTTGGAGAAAGCGGCATGGGGCGGTACCATGGAAAGGCATCCTTTGAAGCTTTTTCACATTTTAAGACGGTACTCTGTTCGGGCTATCGTGGGACAGGCTTTCATTACCCGCCCTATGGAAACAGTATAAAATTCATAAAAAAGATATACAGGCTTTTTGGCTGA
- the crtI gene encoding phytoene desaturase, translated as MISHSSDSKLSSNKKVIIVGAGPGGLSAGMLLASKGYSVDIYEKEDKTGGRNSFFKLGDYTFDIGPTFLMMKDVLEDIFIKSGKRLEDFVEVTQLDPMYRLRFADGRELYPSPDKEKMKRTMEQFSPGSFNGYLKYLKKEEVKYNKLIPCLSIPYGRIGDFFKKNLLYALPYLDAHTNLYNVLCRYFKDPDTRIAFTFQAKYIGMSPWSAPGLFSIISYIEHGDGIFHVKGGLNRLSHGMAEAVRQSGGRIHLNTPVKKVIVENRKATGVELENGRTEKADYVVINADFAHAMTHIVDQKERRKWTDEKIMSKDYSCSTFMLYLGVKKEFRDIPHHSIIFAKDYKRNINEITEEKILSEDFSFYVQNASVTDKTLAPEGKSAIYVLVPVPNKKGIIDWEKERIPFRNRVVEALITKGGYKGLIENIEEEKIVTPDDWENEHSVYLGATFNLAHSIKQMLYFRPHNKFEEFKNCYLVGGGTHPGSGLPTIYESGKISAGLIMRDGK; from the coding sequence ATGATTTCACATTCATCAGACAGCAAATTGTCATCTAATAAAAAGGTCATTATAGTGGGAGCAGGCCCCGGAGGACTTTCTGCAGGGATGCTTCTCGCCTCAAAAGGGTATTCTGTAGATATCTATGAAAAAGAGGACAAAACAGGGGGAAGGAACTCCTTTTTCAAACTTGGTGATTATACATTTGATATTGGCCCTACCTTTTTAATGATGAAGGATGTGCTTGAGGATATTTTTATAAAGTCCGGTAAAAGGCTTGAGGATTTTGTTGAGGTCACACAACTTGACCCCATGTACAGACTGAGGTTCGCTGACGGAAGAGAACTCTATCCCTCTCCTGATAAAGAAAAGATGAAAAGGACCATGGAACAGTTCTCTCCAGGAAGTTTCAATGGATACCTGAAATACCTGAAAAAGGAAGAGGTAAAATACAATAAACTTATACCATGTCTCTCCATACCCTATGGCCGGATAGGTGATTTTTTTAAGAAAAACCTCCTTTACGCCCTGCCATATCTTGATGCACATACAAACCTTTACAATGTCCTGTGCAGGTATTTTAAAGACCCGGATACCAGAATAGCCTTCACCTTTCAGGCCAAATATATCGGCATGTCGCCATGGTCAGCACCCGGGCTCTTCAGTATCATATCCTACATAGAGCATGGAGATGGAATATTTCATGTTAAAGGAGGCCTTAACAGGTTATCTCATGGTATGGCTGAGGCGGTCAGGCAATCTGGTGGCCGAATACATCTGAACACACCCGTAAAAAAGGTTATTGTAGAAAACAGAAAGGCAACCGGTGTTGAGCTGGAAAATGGCAGAACAGAAAAAGCCGATTATGTGGTTATAAATGCAGACTTTGCGCATGCCATGACCCATATTGTGGATCAAAAAGAGAGGCGAAAATGGACCGATGAAAAGATTATGAGCAAGGATTACTCATGCTCTACCTTTATGCTCTACCTGGGGGTAAAAAAGGAGTTCAGGGATATTCCTCACCACAGCATCATTTTTGCAAAAGACTATAAACGTAATATTAATGAGATCACGGAGGAAAAAATTCTATCAGAGGATTTTTCATTCTATGTGCAGAACGCCTCTGTAACTGATAAGACCCTTGCGCCGGAAGGTAAAAGCGCTATCTATGTCCTTGTTCCAGTCCCAAACAAAAAGGGCATAATAGACTGGGAAAAGGAGAGGATTCCATTTAGAAACAGGGTCGTTGAGGCCCTTATCACAAAGGGTGGATATAAAGGGCTTATTGAAAACATAGAAGAGGAAAAGATAGTAACCCCTGATGACTGGGAAAATGAGCACTCTGTTTATCTCGGCGCAACCTTCAATCTTGCCCACAGCATAAAACAGATGCTCTATTTCAGGCCACATAATAAGTTTGAAGAGTTTAAAAACTGCTATCTTGTGGGCGGCGGCACACATCCCGGAAGCGGTCTACCTACAATTTATGAGTCGGGCAAGATCTCTGCCGGG
- a CDS encoding alpha/beta hydrolase codes for MITYRVATLFLSLFIITGMVYLMACLFYLLLHRYFVIFPSRRLLKSPSDYALQYEEVSFYIKDNALIYGWYIKGESIDNWKDYTILFFPGNKGNMSDFLLQVKHLAETGFNVLLFGCRGFSSIADVAARAVKWLLLRILTRERFDTKRYLAGVHCPVMIIHSREDKAIPPCDAENLLAAVKGKKKRVVISGPHAKGLEYDSAEYMKELKGFLQAIS; via the coding sequence ATGATCACATATAGGGTCGCAACATTGTTCCTTTCCCTTTTCATCATCACAGGCATGGTTTATCTGATGGCATGCCTCTTTTATCTTTTATTGCACAGATACTTTGTTATATTCCCATCCCGAAGACTTTTAAAAAGCCCTTCGGATTATGCGCTTCAATATGAGGAGGTCTCTTTTTATATAAAAGACAATGCCCTTATTTATGGTTGGTACATCAAGGGTGAATCCATTGATAACTGGAAGGATTATACCATACTTTTTTTCCCGGGCAACAAGGGCAACATGTCCGATTTTCTATTGCAGGTAAAACACCTGGCAGAGACAGGTTTCAATGTTTTATTATTTGGCTGCAGGGGCTTTTCTTCAATAGCAGATGTAGCCGCAAGGGCTGTAAAGTGGCTACTCCTTAGAATCCTTACCAGGGAGCGGTTTGATACAAAAAGGTATCTTGCAGGGGTTCATTGCCCGGTCATGATTATACACAGCCGTGAAGACAAAGCGATCCCCCCTTGTGATGCTGAAAATCTTCTAGCAGCAGTTAAGGGCAAAAAGAAAAGGGTGGTTATTTCCGGCCCCCATGCAAAGGGGCTTGAGTATGATTCAGCGGAATATATGAAGGAGTTGAAGGGGTTTTTACAAGCAATATCGTAA
- a CDS encoding pyridoxamine 5'-phosphate oxidase family protein — MIEKMKQMVRDEKYCVLATVMNNKPHCSLMAYTVDEECKYLYMVTSKDSDKYRNLQANGSVSLLIDTRASRKGESTKALTVTGRFSHIENEETLSLVKKGLIAQHPELAVFLNEKSSCVFSIKIDSFQLLDGFTDSYFENIR, encoded by the coding sequence ATGATAGAAAAAATGAAACAGATGGTAAGGGATGAAAAATACTGTGTGCTTGCCACGGTCATGAATAATAAACCTCATTGTTCTCTAATGGCATATACAGTTGATGAAGAGTGTAAATATCTGTACATGGTTACCAGCAAGGATTCGGATAAATATAGAAATCTTCAGGCAAACGGCTCGGTAAGTCTTTTAATAGATACCAGGGCCAGCAGAAAAGGTGAATCAACAAAGGCACTGACAGTAACAGGCCGTTTTTCACATATAGAGAATGAAGAAACCCTTTCTCTTGTCAAAAAGGGGCTTATAGCGCAGCACCCTGAACTTGCGGTCTTTCTCAATGAAAAATCATCATGTGTCTTTTCCATTAAGATAGACTCTTTCCAGCTCCTTGACGGGTTTACAGACTCCTATTTTGAAAACATTCGGTAG
- the crtI gene encoding phytoene desaturase: MASNISKKVIVIGAGLGGLSAAISLAEKGYSVHLFEKNDKVGGKLNVLKKDGFSFDLGPSILTLPHYFRRLWTRAGRRMEEDVTIETVTPHWRNFFEDGTIIDLHMDPVEMKRELAKLGGPELDKGFFEYLDYSAKQYDLIEKGYFERGLDTKQDFVSFYSLKNLLVIDYWTTMHKRNKRRLKNPYLIDIMDYFIKYVGSSALNSPAFMNLMPTIQFRYDLWYVKGGMYNLALGMERLAKDLGVTINLNSEVVEVTKDKGRVTGIRLTDGTVHDADIIVSNMEVIPAYEKLLKEDDGFLDKLKPFEPACSGLVLHIGTNRPFPQLAHHNFFFAKDQEKHFRTVFDEGKIPEDPTLYVVAPSRTDASVCPEGCDNIKILPHIPHLKKEGNPSRENYVALRNRILEKMERTALPGLRESIITEDMWTPEDIQRRYYSNGGSIYGVVSDIKKNFAMKCPKKSTKYTNLYFTGGSVNPGGGMPMVVLCGQNVAEMIDEEFSDRAV, encoded by the coding sequence ATGGCTTCAAACATCAGTAAAAAGGTTATTGTAATAGGTGCTGGCCTTGGTGGTCTCTCGGCTGCAATCTCTCTTGCAGAGAAGGGGTATTCGGTTCATCTGTTTGAAAAAAACGACAAAGTGGGAGGAAAACTCAATGTCCTTAAAAAGGATGGCTTTTCATTTGACCTTGGGCCATCCATACTTACCCTTCCCCATTACTTCAGACGCCTCTGGACAAGGGCGGGAAGGCGCATGGAGGAGGATGTGACCATTGAAACAGTGACACCGCACTGGAGAAATTTCTTTGAGGATGGCACAATTATTGACCTTCATATGGACCCTGTTGAGATGAAAAGGGAGCTTGCAAAACTTGGCGGGCCTGAGCTTGATAAAGGATTTTTTGAATATCTGGACTACTCAGCAAAACAGTATGACCTTATAGAAAAGGGATATTTTGAAAGGGGGCTTGATACAAAACAGGATTTTGTATCCTTTTACAGCCTTAAAAATCTGCTTGTGATAGACTACTGGACAACCATGCATAAGCGCAACAAAAGGCGTTTAAAAAACCCCTACCTCATTGACATCATGGATTACTTTATAAAATATGTGGGCTCATCCGCTCTTAATTCCCCTGCATTCATGAACCTCATGCCTACCATTCAGTTCAGATATGATCTCTGGTATGTGAAAGGAGGCATGTATAACCTGGCCCTTGGCATGGAGCGCCTTGCAAAAGATCTCGGTGTCACAATAAACCTTAACTCAGAGGTTGTAGAGGTAACAAAGGATAAAGGCCGTGTTACAGGTATCAGGCTTACAGATGGTACAGTTCATGATGCCGATATAATTGTTTCCAACATGGAGGTGATACCGGCCTATGAGAAGCTCCTCAAGGAAGATGATGGGTTCCTGGACAAGCTGAAACCATTTGAACCTGCATGTTCAGGTCTTGTGCTTCACATAGGCACAAACAGGCCATTCCCTCAGCTTGCTCACCACAACTTCTTTTTTGCAAAGGATCAGGAGAAACATTTCCGCACTGTTTTTGATGAAGGGAAAATACCCGAAGACCCTACCCTCTATGTGGTTGCCCCTTCACGAACAGATGCTTCAGTTTGCCCTGAGGGGTGCGACAACATAAAGATACTTCCCCATATTCCGCATCTGAAAAAAGAGGGGAACCCTTCCAGAGAGAATTATGTCGCGCTTAGGAACAGGATACTTGAAAAGATGGAACGAACCGCCCTTCCGGGGTTGAGGGAGAGTATTATCACTGAGGATATGTGGACGCCCGAGGATATACAAAGACGCTATTACTCAAATGGCGGTTCCATATATGGCGTGGTCTCAGATATAAAAAAGAATTTTGCCATGAAATGCCCAAAAAAAAGTACAAAATACACAAACCTTTATTTTACCGGAGGCTCTGTTAACCCGGGCGGCGGTATGCCGATGGTGGTCCTCTGCGGCCAGAATGTTGCAGAGATGATAGATGAAGAATTTTCCGATAGAGCTGTATAG
- a CDS encoding glycosyltransferase family 2 protein encodes MLWLGVYLVISLLAGLFLFYGFPTLVTKKKSPILIPKISIIIPARNKENNLPVLLTSLKNQTLLPFEIIVVNDNSTDGTARIAEENGAHVIYSTPLPDGWLGKPWVCYQGAQQAKGDIFIFLDADTFLEPDGLERIIANHEGSGVISIFPYHRIKKPYEAFSVFSSNKPVEWKGRRIN; translated from the coding sequence ATGTTATGGTTAGGGGTATATCTGGTTATATCGCTGCTTGCAGGTCTTTTCCTGTTTTATGGATTTCCCACACTGGTGACTAAAAAAAAGAGCCCTATCCTTATCCCCAAAATCAGCATCATTATTCCTGCAAGAAATAAAGAAAACAACCTTCCTGTGCTCCTTACATCATTAAAGAATCAGACCCTCCTTCCCTTTGAAATTATTGTTGTGAATGACAATTCAACTGATGGAACAGCCCGGATAGCGGAGGAAAATGGTGCACATGTTATATATTCAACCCCTCTTCCAGATGGATGGCTTGGAAAACCCTGGGTATGTTATCAGGGGGCACAGCAGGCAAAGGGTGATATCTTTATTTTCCTTGATGCCGATACCTTTTTGGAGCCGGATGGACTTGAAAGGATTATAGCCAATCATGAGGGCTCAGGTGTAATTTCCATATTTCCTTATCACAGGATTAAAAAACCCTATGAGGCCTTTTCTGTATTCAGCTCAAATAAACCGGTTGAATGGAAAGGCAGAAGGATTAATTAA